The genomic interval AAGAACTAATGATTTATGCTGTAATTTTGGGTTTTGGAGGAGAATATCTTTTTTCTAGAGCATTAAGTATGTATACTTATAGATTAGAGAATGTGCCGTTTTATGTACCCATTGGTCACGCCGCTTTGTACGGTAGAATTTTAATGTTTAGTAAGGCATCAGTTGTAAAAAAATACAATAAAGCTATTGAGCAATTGTTTGCAATTGTAATTGCAATTTTTGCAACTACATATCTTGTTTTCTTTTCAGATGTTTTTGGTTTTGTAATGACAATAGGTGTTTTTCTATTACTTTGGAAAAGGCCTAAGGATAGGTTGTTTTTCTATGCGATGTATATTTTAGTAGCAATTTTAGAAATTGGTGGTACTGCCTTTGGGTGCTGGAGTTGGCCAAGTATAGGGTTTGAAGTTTTTGAGTTTTTACCAAGTAATAACCCGCCAAGTGGTATTAGTTTATTTTACTTTTTATTAGATATTGGTTGCTTTGTAATTTATACTCAAAGACATAAGATAACTTGGAGTAGGCTTAAAAATATACGAAGTATACGCACTTAAAATTTGTACCTTTATACATCAATTATAAATTTAATAAAATGAATATAAAACAGATGATTTTTGGTTGTTCAGTAGCTGTATTATTGGCTTCTTGTACTGCGGAACAAAAAAAAGAAACCGAAAAAGAAACGGTAAAAGCAACAGCAGAATTTAACCATTTTGTAGAACAGTTTGCAGATATTAAAGTATTGCGTTATAAAATCCCAGGGTTTGAAGAGCTTACTTTAAAAGAAAAAGAACTTGTTTATTACTTAACACAAGCAGGTTTGTCTGGTAGAGATATTATGTGGGATCAAAACTATCGCTATAATTTAAGTATTAGAAAGGCTTTAGAAAATATCAACCAAAATTATACTGGAGATAGAGGAAGTGAGAGCTTTAAATCGTTTAAAACCTTCTTAAAAAGAGTTTGGTTTTCTAACGGAATTCATCATCATTATTCTAATGATAAATTAAAACCAGCATTTACAAAAGAATATTTTACAGAAGATTTATTAGAAAATTCAAATACAGAATTGTCATCAGCAATAATTGAAATTTTATTTAATGATGCTGATAATAAAAAAGTAAATAAGAAATCTGGAGTTGACAATATTTTGTCATCAGCAATTAATTTTTATGGACCAGATATTACCGACAAAGATGTTGCTGAATTTTATAAAACAGCTTATAAAGGATCTAAAGAGCAACCAATTGAAGCGGGTTTAAATTCTAAATTAGTTAGAGAAAACGGTAAATTGGTAGAAAAAGTGTGGAAATCTGGCGGAATGTATGGTGCTGCATTAGACAATGTTATTGGTTGGTTAGAAAAAGCAAAAGGAGTTGCAGAAAATGATAAGCAAGCGCATACTTTAGAGTTATTAATAGAATATTACAAAACTGGTAGTTTAGATGTTTGGGATCAGTATTGTGTTGCTTGGGCAACTTCTACAGAAGGAAATATCGATTGGATAAATGGTTTTATAGAAGTATACAACGATCCAAAAGGATACAGAGGTTCTTATGAAACTATTGTTCAGATTAAAGATTTTGACATGTCTCGTAAAATGAAAGTTTTATCTGATAATGCGCAATGGTTTGAAGATAATGCTCCGTTAGATCCTTCTCACAAAAAACAAAATGTAGTTGGGGTTTCTTATAAAACGGTAAATGTTGCAGGTGAGGCAGGAGATGCATCTCCAAGTACGCCAATTGGTGTAAACTTACCGAATAACAATTGGATTCGTGAACAACATGGTTCTAAATCTGTTTCTTTAGGAAACATTATTGGGGCTTATAATAATGTAGGCGGAACAGATCGTTTAAAAGAATTTGCCAATGATGAAGAGGAAGTTCGTCTAGAAGAAAAATACGGTCAGATTGCAGATAAATTACATACTTCTTTGCATGAAGTTGTTGGGCATGCTTCTGGTGTAATTAATGAAGGAATAGGGCAACCAAAAGAAACGCTTCAAAATTATGCTTCTACAATGGAAGAAGGGCGTGCAGATTTAGTTGGTTTGTATTATTTAATGGATTCTAAATTACAAGAATTGGGATTGACAGATAATTACAAAGAGTTAGGAATGGCTGCTTATGATGGATATATTAGAAATGGATTAATGACTCAGTTAGTAAGAATTAATTTAGGAGATGATATTGAGGAAGACCACATGGTGAACAGACAATGGGTTTCTGCTTGGGCTTTTGAGCAAGGTAAAAAAGACAATGTTATAGAAAAGGTTGTGAGAGACGGTAAAACGTACTTTAATATAAATGATTACGATAAGTTAAGAGTAATATTTGGAAGCTTATTAAAAGAGGCACAACGTATAAAATCTGAAGGTGATTTTGATGCTGCTAAAGCTTTGGTAGAAGGGTATGGTGTTAAAGTAGATCAACAAATACATGCAGAGGTTTTACAAAGAAATGAGCAGTTTAAATCTGCACCTTATAATGGATTTGTAAACCCTGTTTTAGTTCCGGATGTAGATGAAAATGGAAAGGTTATAGATGTACAAGTTACACACCCTAAAGATTTTGAAGAGCAAATGTTATTTTATTCTAAAAATTATAATTTCTTAGGAACTGAAAATTAAAATTTCTTATTCCTGATAAGGAATATCTTTAAAAGTAATTTATGTAAAAACCGACTCTAAACAGAGTCGTTTTTTTTATGATAATCAAATTATAAACTGATTTTATTGATAGGTAAACAATAAACAGTCTAAAATTAAAGGGAATATTTTAAAAGTAACAGCGGTTATGAAACAACCAGCGTGTATTTCTTTTTAAATCTAAATCAAAACTAATTATAATTTCATGAGAGCTTAGATTCTCTCCATAATTAGCCAGTCTATTATCATAAGAGTATCCAACTCTATATTTTTTATTAACAACTATAGCAAACAGAGCACTCATAGATTCTTTATAACGGTAAGACAAACCTGCTTCAATTATTTCTTTATAAATAAAATTAGCATTTAGATCTACAGAAACAGGTAGACTAGGGGTGTATTTTATAATCGTTGAAGGTTTAAATTTTAATTCTTCAGACATCTCATAGATATATCCTGATGCTAAAAAGAAATTGTGATTGCTTATTCCAAAGCTTTCATCAAGGTTTTCTAAAGTTTTAAATTGTCTAGATTTTAAAATATTTGGAATGGATAATCCTATAAAAAAATCTTCAGTGTAATACAATCCACCAAAACCAATATTGGGATAACTTCCATCTGTAGAAGCATATATTTCATTATCTGGTGTTACACCTCCTGCATAATTATTATTAAAAAAAGTAACGCCACCTTTTAAACCAAAAGAGAGTCTTTCGTAGCGAGATATAGGCAATGTATAAGAGACGTCTAAATTTATATTAGTACTATTTGCTAAACCTAATTTGTCGTTTATAACCGTTGCACCAAAACCTAAACCAGCTGCTGTTCTTCCGTTTATGGAAAACGTTTTGGTTTCTGGTGCCCCTTCTACACCAACCCATTGTTGACGAGCTAGTAAAGAGATGCTTAGATCTGCTCTAGAACCTACAAATGCAGGGTTTATTACCTGCATATTATACATGTATTGTGTATAATGTGGTGTCTGTTGTGCGTAATTAAATGTGTTAAAGAAAATAATTAGTAAGACACACGTAAAAAGCGTTTTATCTGTAATTCTTAAATTGTTTTGGGGGCTTTTTTGTATCATCTTATTAATTGGATAAAGCTTTGTTTAGGTTTTGTAATACCATCATTATAATCTAAAGAGTAATAATAGATGCCTTCCGTAACAGGTTTTCCGTTGTTGGTGCCATCCCACCAAAGTGGATTTGGATTACCATTGTTTTTATAATCGAATACTTGACCTCCCCAACGGTCAAGTATCGTTATTCTAAAGTTTGGATATTCTTCAATTCCAGAGATTTCAAATACATCACTTTTTCCATCATCATTTGGTGAAAAAAGATTTGGGTAATCATTGTCTTTTATGGTTCCAATACCAAAAATTGTTGATGAATAATTAGAAACACCTGTACTTGTTATTTCTACCTCTAATAGCATTGTTTCTGTATCTTCGTTTATAGTATCATCTATGGTTTTTACATCTTGAGTTATAGATGTTTCAAGTGCTGGTATATAAGCGATGGTAAATTCCGGATTATAGTCTTCTAAATCGCTTGCTGTTTCATTAACCGTTTCTAAATTAAAGTTAATCGGTAAATAATTCTGCATTGGTTCATCTGAATCTGGATTTACTAGTGAAATGGTAAAAGTTAAAGTACGCCCTTCAATAACAGTAACATTATCTATTATAACTTTAGGATCTGGGTTTATATCTAAAATTGTACCTGTTTTAGTTAAATCTTGTGCTCCAATATGAGCAGAAGCTACAACGCCGACAACGTTTATAAATTCATCTGGTTCGTTTATATTGTCTATAAAAGTAGGAATGTTAAAAGAGCTTTCTGTATTTGCGTTATTAGGATCTGTGGTTTCGGTAATGGTTAAAGATTTATAAAAACTTTGGTAATCTTCTGGACTAATTGCAGTTCCGTCTGTTGTTTGAATGTCTATGTAAATAGGTCTAGAAGATGGGCGGCTTAAAGTAACTTTATGTTCTAAATCATCACCTTCATTACTTACAGCGTTATTCATTGTAATAGACGGTGCGTCTTCATCATCTAAAAGAGTACCAATCCCTCTTATTTCTGTATTAATGGTGTTGTTAGAAGTTATGTTACCTTTTAAAGTAAATAATTCATCTAGCTCATCAATATTGTCATCTAAAGAATTTACCGTAAACCTATTTGTATCTGTAAAAGGATCTATCGTTAAGGTTTTAGAAGTTACTTGCTTATAATCATAAGGAGCAATTGCTATGTTGTATGTGTCTGCAGTTTCGGTACCATCTACTGTTGAAAAGCTAATATTAATTGGTGATGCACTTTGAATCAATTTTGAGTGATCCGTCTTTTTAACTAACAAGATTGTGAACTCTAAATCTTCTCCTTCAATTACGGATACATTATCAATAAGTACAACAATGGCTATGATCTCTCTCCAATCTCTTTCGGTTGTATCAGGGTCATCATTATTTGGGAAATCAGTAGGAACTTGACCGTTTGTTGGGTTTACCAATGCAGTATTATTGTCATATGCATCATCTAAACCATCATTGTCAATGTCTATATTTAGTGGGGTAGTTTCTGCAATTCCATCATTATCTAAATCCCAAGCTTCAATAGCATCATCACGAATGTCATTATCAGAATTAAGATCAATATAATCAGGTTTACCATCACGATCTGTGTCTGTTGGAGTAATTCCATTTGGGTATGCAGTATCTATACCTAAAGCATTAATAATACCATTTGGAGCTTTGTAATTAGCGGTAGTTTGTCCTTCAATATTATCTACAATACCATCTCCATCTGCATCAATATCTATAAAATCTTGATTGCCCTTGGTGTCTGTATTCGGAATAGTGTAATTAATAGAGGCATTGGTAGTATCGTTGTTTTCTTTAGTGTTATCAAGTCCATTTTTACCGACAGGTTTATTGGTACGACCATTACGGTTTGTATCTACAGACTTATTTCCTGCTTCTACAATATCTAAAATTCCATCGTTATCACTATCTAAATCTAAATGATTAGGAACTCCATCAGCATCAAAATCAAAAATATCTACAATACCATCGTTATTAGCATCAACACCAAAATCGGTATCTCTGTAATTAGGTATAAAGTCGTTGTCATGATCATCTAAAGGATTTAACCCGTTGTATTCATTAACATCTAGTATGGTATCGTTATCATCATCAATATCAACAGCGTTAGAAATACCATCATTGTCAGAATCTGTAGTGGCATTAACAGCTACAAAATCAGATGAGCTTATAATTTTATTTAATGGGTCTGTTGCAGTAAATTTAGAAGTGTTATTGCCAATACAGTCTTCATAAAAAACAACTGTAAATTGAACCGTAATTGTTTCTCCTCGCATTAATATACCAGAAGTACCATCAAAAAAATTGATATCTGATGTTCCGTTGTAATTAGGGTTTAATATTGGATCTTTTGTTGCTGTTGAGTTCTCTATAAAAGGAGTTGTAACAGAAACAATATTACCAGAACAAATTTTATTTAAGTCGTCTTGTAGATTTAAGTTTTCTAATTGAACAATGTTACTATTGTTTTTGATGGTAAGTTGAAAGGTAACTTCATCATGTTCTAAAATACCATTAGGAATTTTATTAACTTCTGAAATTGCTTTCTCATTATTATTGGCAGAACTAAATAACAATACCATATTAGAAGAAGCGCAACTGCATTGCATTGCAGATGTTACTGGTGCTGTAGACGAATTTGTTGGGTAATATCTATCTAAATGATTTCCTAAACCATCAGACCAATTAACAAAAGAGAATTTCTTGTTGTTAGAAGAAGTTGACTCATCTAGTCCGTCTAAATCTCCTTGTGTTTGTGAAAGGTTTAATTGATAAAAATTGTTAATTCCAGTAGAAGAGAAAGGTTCTGTTA from Polaribacter sejongensis carries:
- a CDS encoding dipeptidyl-peptidase 3 family protein; the protein is MNIKQMIFGCSVAVLLASCTAEQKKETEKETVKATAEFNHFVEQFADIKVLRYKIPGFEELTLKEKELVYYLTQAGLSGRDIMWDQNYRYNLSIRKALENINQNYTGDRGSESFKSFKTFLKRVWFSNGIHHHYSNDKLKPAFTKEYFTEDLLENSNTELSSAIIEILFNDADNKKVNKKSGVDNILSSAINFYGPDITDKDVAEFYKTAYKGSKEQPIEAGLNSKLVRENGKLVEKVWKSGGMYGAALDNVIGWLEKAKGVAENDKQAHTLELLIEYYKTGSLDVWDQYCVAWATSTEGNIDWINGFIEVYNDPKGYRGSYETIVQIKDFDMSRKMKVLSDNAQWFEDNAPLDPSHKKQNVVGVSYKTVNVAGEAGDASPSTPIGVNLPNNNWIREQHGSKSVSLGNIIGAYNNVGGTDRLKEFANDEEEVRLEEKYGQIADKLHTSLHEVVGHASGVINEGIGQPKETLQNYASTMEEGRADLVGLYYLMDSKLQELGLTDNYKELGMAAYDGYIRNGLMTQLVRINLGDDIEEDHMVNRQWVSAWAFEQGKKDNVIEKVVRDGKTYFNINDYDKLRVIFGSLLKEAQRIKSEGDFDAAKALVEGYGVKVDQQIHAEVLQRNEQFKSAPYNGFVNPVLVPDVDENGKVIDVQVTHPKDFEEQMLFYSKNYNFLGTEN
- a CDS encoding cadherin-like domain-containing protein, translating into MIPPKYNTYKILIFFLLFYQFTSAQTAPVAKDDSYTTTSNTVLRIETPGLLSNDTDIDDDDLEVTEFTLDSITYAAGDTANLTDGTITINANGSFLFIPTTNYNDITLAINYVISDGTYTDSANLSIKVNNLYAPDLKNDNYSTETNATLNVDAPGILSNDTDKDDSFLLVTEFKIDTISYNAGEKANFTEGSITINEDGSFSFIPAANYNNKIPTISYTVSDGTFTSTANLTVKIINLYPPNAKDDYDTANINTTLNVDAPGVLINDSDQDNNSLSIINFIINGTTYTTDQKAIFAGGSISFKPDGSYSFIPTKNYTGNIPVIKYIISDGTFTDSANLYLTVEHITDLLEISSISSCNQGYTVDGVYKIKYSLTLKNKSTARDYHAENLIKNIDLTNDLNSIYGNGCVEQIEGVTVNTTAVQDFVDNPYPTEFNTDAVNNNFLNATSNSLFNKDAIDNFILYPRQSINIEFCVTVNPFCGGRPNPTPSGSGIDFNHVAEVTSTIGNDANSILLEDFHTTEAIVAGGLYVPERNPNVNPDGTFDYNNRVILTNEGTATANNINYNMGLGDFLSKGIVFRELKVTQVSGPDVTVNTSYNGGTNTKLLMPNNSLEPGETVILEIYYLTEPFSSTGINNFYQLNLSQTQGDLDGLDESTSSNNKKFSFVNWSDGLGNHLDRYYPTNSSTAPVTSAMQCSCASSNMVLLFSSANNNEKAISEVNKIPNGILEHDEVTFQLTIKNNSNIVQLENLNLQDDLNKICSGNIVSVTTPFIENSTATKDPILNPNYNGTSDINFFDGTSGILMRGETITVQFTVVFYEDCIGNNTSKFTATDPLNKIISSSDFVAVNATTDSDNDGISNAVDIDDDNDTILDVNEYNGLNPLDDHDNDFIPNYRDTDFGVDANNDGIVDIFDFDADGVPNHLDLDSDNDGILDIVEAGNKSVDTNRNGRTNKPVGKNGLDNTKENNDTTNASINYTIPNTDTKGNQDFIDIDADGDGIVDNIEGQTTANYKAPNGIINALGIDTAYPNGITPTDTDRDGKPDYIDLNSDNDIRDDAIEAWDLDNDGIAETTPLNIDIDNDGLDDAYDNNTALVNPTNGQVPTDFPNNDDPDTTERDWREIIAIVVLIDNVSVIEGEDLEFTILLVKKTDHSKLIQSASPINISFSTVDGTETADTYNIAIAPYDYKQVTSKTLTIDPFTDTNRFTVNSLDDNIDELDELFTLKGNITSNNTINTEIRGIGTLLDDEDAPSITMNNAVSNEGDDLEHKVTLSRPSSRPIYIDIQTTDGTAISPEDYQSFYKSLTITETTDPNNANTESSFNIPTFIDNINEPDEFINVVGVVASAHIGAQDLTKTGTILDINPDPKVIIDNVTVIEGRTLTFTISLVNPDSDEPMQNYLPINFNLETVNETASDLEDYNPEFTIAYIPALETSITQDVKTIDDTINEDTETMLLEVEITSTGVSNYSSTIFGIGTIKDNDYPNLFSPNDDGKSDVFEISGIEEYPNFRITILDRWGGQVFDYKNNGNPNPLWWDGTNNGKPVTEGIYYYSLDYNDGITKPKQSFIQLIR
- a CDS encoding PorP/SprF family type IX secretion system membrane protein; the protein is MIQKSPQNNLRITDKTLFTCVLLIIFFNTFNYAQQTPHYTQYMYNMQVINPAFVGSRADLSISLLARQQWVGVEGAPETKTFSINGRTAAGLGFGATVINDKLGLANSTNINLDVSYTLPISRYERLSFGLKGGVTFFNNNYAGGVTPDNEIYASTDGSYPNIGFGGLYYTEDFFIGLSIPNILKSRQFKTLENLDESFGISNHNFFLASGYIYEMSEELKFKPSTIIKYTPSLPVSVDLNANFIYKEIIEAGLSYRYKESMSALFAIVVNKKYRVGYSYDNRLANYGENLSSHEIIISFDLDLKRNTRWLFHNRCYF